GGCTTGTCCGAGGGGTTTTTCCTGCGCCTGCAAAACGCCTATGACCTGATGGAGGCGCACCGCGCCATTCCCGCCACGGAACTGCGCCGGATTAAACCACACGCGCAGGCCTGTGCCTGACTCACACAAGCACCAAGACAACAAAAAAGCGGCCCGCAAGGAGCCGCTTTTTTGTTGGTCTGTTGGAAGGTCCATGGAGCGGGCGACGCGATTCGAACGCGCGACCCTAACCTTGGCAAGGTTATGCTCTACCCCTGAGCTACGCCCGCATTTCATGGCTTCAACAGACGCGGAATATACCCATGAATCCGGCGATTGCAAGGATAAAAAACACAGATTATGTGTTTTGTGTTTTTTTGATTACGGAAATTAAAGTCCGATCTGGACCAGCGGAACGTCGTAGCCATACAGCTTCCGGCCCGGCGAATGATCAACGATCATGACGTTGGGGCTGTTTTCGACCGTGTTGGCGCAGACGTCGGAGAGTTCATAGTGCATCAAATCGCCTTCATGATCGGCGTCGTAGACCAGCATCATCAGGCGCTGGTCCCGATAATATTCGATCCGGCGGATTTCATGCGGGAAATGTGAATCGCACATGACGACCAGTCCCCCATCCGGCAATTTACCCAGTTCAACATTCATGGATTACATGGCCCCCGGTGTATTATTGGAGGGGCCGCTATTGCCCAGAATCTGGGTCCAGCCTTGTTGTTCGGCGGCCGGGGCGGTGGTTTCTGGCGCTTTCGGCGCGGCCTGATCCAGGCCGTTTTCGCGGGCAAAATTGGCGATCACGCCAGCCCCCTGCGTACCAGCCAGTGTCTGCAGGGATTGGATCCCGGCCAAACGAGCCATCAATTCAGGGCCTTCGTAACGCGATAAAGGTGCGCTCATAATCTTGGTCTCTCCCTATACTCACACCCCCTCTTTATACGCAAAAAGCCTTACCACCCGCTTTATTTTCCTTAAAATTTTATCTATTTGGGGCAAGGTGCTTGAAAAACAGCATTTTTGACTGATATGAAACCCCATGGACACAGCACAAAACCTGCAGCACCACACCGATTTACCCACCACGCCCGACGCTTTGTTCAAGCGGCTGGACGATCTGGGCATCCTGTATACGACGTGGCACCACCCGGCGTTCTTTACGGTGGAAGAAGGGCTGGAATTTGAAAAAGACATTCCTGGCCTGCATTGCCGCAATTTGTTCGTGCGCGATAAACGCGAAACCATGTTTCTGGTCTCTGCTGCCAATGAAACCAAGATTGATTTGAAGAAACTGTCGGCTCTGCTTGATTGCGGACGGTTGTCGTTTGGATCGCCGGAGCGTTTGTGGGCCAATCTGGGTGTGCGGCCGGGATCGGTGTGCCCATACGCGATTATCAACGATACCGCACAGGCCGTGACCATGGTGCTGGATGATACGATCATGCGGGCCACCACCGTCAATTTCCACCCGATGGTCAACACCATGACCATTGGCGTTGCGCCCCAAGACCTTGTACGCTTTATCGAATCAACCGGGCATACGCCGTTGATCCTTGATCTCAGTGCTACCGCTCCTGAAGGAGAATAAAGACCATGTTATTCGGCAATTCCAAAGACGCGCAAAAAAATGATGCGGCCACCAGCACCGCCGCGAACGATGCCATTTTCGATGTCGGCACAGAGGATTTCGAAGCCAACGTCATGCGCGCATCGATGGACACGCCAATCATCGTCGATTTCTGGGCCCCATGGTGCGGACCATGCAAACAATTGGGCCCCACATTGGAACAAGCCGTCATCGCCACCAAGGGCGTAGTGCGCATGGCCAAAGTGAATATCGACGAACACCCGGAGTTGGCGCAGGCGATGCGCGTGCAATCCATTCCGACCGTGTTTGCATTTTTCGGTGGTCAACCCATCACCGGTTTCACCGGCAACCGCCCGGCCAGCGACATTAAAAAGCTGATGGACCAATTGGTGCAGCTGGCCCGCGAAAGCAAACCGGATGCGGTGAATATTCCCGAAACACTGGAGGCCGCCAATCAGGCCCTGGCCGACAATAACCCGACACAGGCGCAGGTTTTATATTCCACCGTGCTGGAAGAAGATGAAAACAACGTCGCCGCGTTTGTTGGATTGGTGCGCGCCTTCATCGCCGATGGCGATGTTGAAACCGCCGCCGGGATGATTGAAAACGCACCCGACACCATCGCCAAAAATTCACAATTTTCCGCCGCCATCACCGCCGTTGAATTGGCGCGGCAGGCCGTGCAGGCCGGGCCGGATAATGGCACCAGCGATCTGGCCAAAGCCGTTGCACAAGCACCCGATAATCACGCCGCACGATTTGATTACGCCATGGCATTGTTCGCCGCAGGCGAGCGTGAAGAGGCCATGAATCAGTTGCTGGACATCATTCGCCGTGACCGTGCGTGGGAAGACGAAAAAGCGCGCAAGCAATTGCTGCAGTTTTTTGACGCCATTGGTCCGGCGGACAAGAGCGTGGCCGCCGCACGGCGGCAATTGTCATCGATTCTGTTTTCGTGATTCTGCTTTATGCGGCATCCCCGTGAAACGGGGATCCAAACGGCCAGACCCATGGATTCCCGCTTTCGCGGGAATGCTGCTGTTAGAAACTGCATAAAAACCCCGCATTTCCGGCCTTTTCCCGCCGCGATGCACCATAAAATTATAATAAAATGTCACCGCGCGGGCTTTTTCTTGTAACAAAAATGCCTATATGATTAACACTGTGTATGGTTAACCGGGTGGAATACGTGCGTACTCTCTGAATAACGGCTGTGGGGCTATGGGTTGTGACTTGCCACCAACATTGAACGATTTGCCCGCGGAAATTCCTGTATTTCCGCTGAGCGGCGTTTTGTTGTTGCCGCATGGCCAGTTGCCCCTGAACATCTTTGAGCCCCGTTATCTGAGCATGGTTGAAGATGCACTGAAATCCCATCGTATCATCGGCATGATCCAACCGCGCGGTGCGGACAATGCCCATCCGGCCTTGTTCGAAACCGGATGTGCGGGCCGTATTGTGAATTTTTCTGAAACCAATGATGGCCGCTATCTGGTCACGCTGAAGGGCGTGGCCCGGTTCCGCGTGAAATCCGAACTGGATCAGGGCCGCAACGGCTACCGCCGGGTGCAAGCCGATTGGGCTGATTTCTCCAGCGATCTGGACGCGGTGAGCTGTCTCAATCTCGACCGCCCGCGTTTGCGCGGTTTGCTGGAAAGCTATTTTGAACTGCACGGCCTGTCCTGTGACTGGAACGCGGTGGAAAGCGCGACGGATAACAAGCTGATCACCTGCCTGTCCATGATTTGCCCGCTGGATGCGGGCGAGAAACAAGCCTTGCTGGAAGCCTCCTGCTGCAAAACCCGGGCGGATTTGTTTATGACCATTCTGGATATGGCGGTGCGTCAATCCGGTGCATTGCACACAAGCTGCCGCCACGGGTCTGACACGTCACTCTGTCATTGATCCCGCCCGCATCACCGGGGTATAACCCCCGTATGACACAGACACATCAAATCGACCCGAAATTGCTGGAAATCCTGGTCTGTCCCCTGACCAAGGTGCCGTTGCGTTACGATGCAAAGGCGCAGGA
The window above is part of the Micavibrio aeruginosavorus ARL-13 genome. Proteins encoded here:
- a CDS encoding prolyl-tRNA synthetase associated domain-containing protein, which encodes MDTAQNLQHHTDLPTTPDALFKRLDDLGILYTTWHHPAFFTVEEGLEFEKDIPGLHCRNLFVRDKRETMFLVSAANETKIDLKKLSALLDCGRLSFGSPERLWANLGVRPGSVCPYAIINDTAQAVTMVLDDTIMRATTVNFHPMVNTMTIGVAPQDLVRFIESTGHTPLILDLSATAPEGE
- a CDS encoding tetratricopeptide repeat protein translates to MLFGNSKDAQKNDAATSTAANDAIFDVGTEDFEANVMRASMDTPIIVDFWAPWCGPCKQLGPTLEQAVIATKGVVRMAKVNIDEHPELAQAMRVQSIPTVFAFFGGQPITGFTGNRPASDIKKLMDQLVQLARESKPDAVNIPETLEAANQALADNNPTQAQVLYSTVLEEDENNVAAFVGLVRAFIADGDVETAAGMIENAPDTIAKNSQFSAAITAVELARQAVQAGPDNGTSDLAKAVAQAPDNHAARFDYAMALFAAGEREEAMNQLLDIIRRDRAWEDEKARKQLLQFFDAIGPADKSVAAARRQLSSILFS
- a CDS encoding LON peptidase substrate-binding domain-containing protein; protein product: MGCDLPPTLNDLPAEIPVFPLSGVLLLPHGQLPLNIFEPRYLSMVEDALKSHRIIGMIQPRGADNAHPALFETGCAGRIVNFSETNDGRYLVTLKGVARFRVKSELDQGRNGYRRVQADWADFSSDLDAVSCLNLDRPRLRGLLESYFELHGLSCDWNAVESATDNKLITCLSMICPLDAGEKQALLEASCCKTRADLFMTILDMAVRQSGALHTSCRHGSDTSLCH
- a CDS encoding Trm112 family protein, which translates into the protein MTQTHQIDPKLLEILVCPLTKVPLRYDAKAQELISDQAKLAYPIRDGIPIMLVDDARKIDE